The sequence CGTCACGCGGGCCTCCGCGCGCGCGGGGCCCACGGACAGCACCGGCGCACCGGGAACGGGAGTGCCATGCGCCACGTCGGGAGACACCGCCAGGAAGCGCTCCAGCGCCTGCTTCGACGCGGGCGACAGGCCCTCCGTCAGCCCCACCGCCACCGGCATCACGGGGGACGGAGGCAGGCGCACGTGTCCGTCATCGGGGAGCGCGTCGTCCGGCAGGAACACCTCCACGTCGCCGGCCTCGCGGAACGTGAGGTGCACCGTCGCGGCGCCCTCTTCCGGCAGCGGGATGCGCTCCGTGCGCTCAGTGCCCTCGCGAGCGCCCGGTCCCGGTGCGGCGCGCACGCGAGCTTCGATTTCCGAAGGACCCGCGCCGAAGCGAGCCACCCGCAGCGTCACGGTGGCCCGGCCGCCTTCGTCGCGCCGCTGTGCGGAGACCAGCGCCACGTTGCCCTGGGAGCGGCCCAGCGCCGTCCAGCGCACGGAGGGAGGCACGGTCGCGTCCGTGGAGGGTGGCGCGTCGGTGAAGAAGTGCACGCGCGTGCCCGGTCCGGCCAGCTCCTGCGCCCAGAGGAGCGACGCCGTGACGTCATGGTCCGGCCCGCGAGCCTCGAAGGACTCCAGTGCGCCCAGGGCGCGCGAGGCCTCCGCCTCCGGTCCAGCGATGACCTGGGGCGACACACCGCTCGCGAGCACCGTGACGTGCGTCGCGCGTTCGGTCTCCACGCGCTTCGCGGCCTCGGTGCGCACGTGCTCCAGCACCGTCCTGCCATCCGGAGTCCGAGCGGACATGGACAGGCTGCCATCCACGACCAGCACGAGGTGACGGCGCCGAGCAGTCTCGCCCAAGCGAACGTCCGCCAGATACAGCGCGGCGGCGAGCACGGCGAGCACCTCCAGCAGCAGCGACGCCTCGCGAGTGAAGCGCTCCCACCGCGGCCCGCCCTCCGCGCGAGGACGCGGCGTGCGCCAGAGGAACAGCGCGCTCACCACCACCGGCTTCTGCCGGCGGCGCAGGAAGTACGCCGCGACCAACGGCACCAGCGCGCCCAGCGCCAGCAGCCCCCAGGGAAGCCCGAAGCTCACGCCCCGCCTCCCGCGATGCACAGCACGCGAGCGCGCCTGCCCTCACGCACGCCCGTGCTCCATGCTTCACGCGCCACGCAGCTCACGCCCCGCCTCCCGCGATGAACAATGCGCGCAGCGGTCCCGCGACCTGTGCTCGCAAGCCCTCCGCCGCGTTCACGGTGAGCAGCGTTCCGCGTGCCCGCGTCGCCGCGCTCCTCAGCGCGCGCTGGTGCTCCGCGAAGCGGCGGGCGTAGGCGGCCAGCACTCCGTCCGTCAGCAACTCCTCCAGCGCCACGCCGCTCTCCGCGTCCACCAGCCGCGCGCCCTCACCGCCCGTGGGCTCCAGGTCCTCCGCGTCCAGCACCTGCACCAGGAACAGCGCCGAGGCTCCTCGCGACAGCCGGGCGCACAGCGCCTCCAGGTCCGTCTCGAAGAGGAAGTCACTCACCACCACCCGCAAGCCACACGGCCGCAACAGCGGCAGCCGTCCCAGCGCCGACGCCAGGTCATCCCGCGCCTCGAACTCCGTGCCCCGCAGCGCCGCGCGGCACGCCGGCCCCTGCACCCGCTCCGACCGCTCCCCGCCCCACAGCAGCGTCGGCGTCAACCCCTGCCTCCCGCCCACCTCCACCGTCAGCAGCGCCACCTCCCGAGCCCCCGCCGCCTTGCGCGGCGACAACCCCATGCTGCGCGAGCCGTCCAGCAGCACCTCCACGCGCGGCGACACCTCGTCCTGGCGCACGCGCAACACCAGCTCCCCCGTGCGCGCCACCGCGTTCCAGTCCAGCTGCCGCAGGTCATCCCCCGGCTGGTACGCGCGGAAGTCGTGCAGCTCCATCGCGCTGCCCGCGGACGTGGCACGCACCTCGCCCACCCGTCCCCGCTGCGGCAGGCGCGGCAGGGCCAGGCTCA comes from Corallococcus macrosporus and encodes:
- a CDS encoding BatA domain-containing protein — protein: MSFGLPWGLLALGALVPLVAAYFLRRRQKPVVVSALFLWRTPRPRAEGGPRWERFTREASLLLEVLAVLAAALYLADVRLGETARRRHLVLVVDGSLSMSARTPDGRTVLEHVRTEAAKRVETERATHVTVLASGVSPQVIAGPEAEASRALGALESFEARGPDHDVTASLLWAQELAGPGTRVHFFTDAPPSTDATVPPSVRWTALGRSQGNVALVSAQRRDEGGRATVTLRVARFGAGPSEIEARVRAAPGPGAREGTERTERIPLPEEGAATVHLTFREAGDVEVFLPDDALPDDGHVRLPPSPVMPVAVGLTEGLSPASKQALERFLAVSPDVAHGTPVPGAPVLSVGPARAEARVTLGAEGPLRTFVGPFFMEKGSSLMDDVQLAGVRWTAGANPPGRPLMTAGEAVLVSEEEGGRLHLNVDLARSNLQRTTAWPVLLGNVVREARRLREGFPRHQLNLGESLAVVTEAGARYALKGPSGRKPVFGAGALSLPAPTHPGRYVLEREGRDVDSLEVLALDARESDLRGRGSTDVPAKEAGEDSEETGGHERARWPLVVLLAALLADFYVTRKA
- a CDS encoding DUF58 domain-containing protein; its protein translation is MSARLDEAEVARLAPGLSLALPRLPQRGRVGEVRATSAGSAMELHDFRAYQPGDDLRQLDWNAVARTGELVLRVRQDEVSPRVEVLLDGSRSMGLSPRKAAGAREVALLTVEVGGRQGLTPTLLWGGERSERVQGPACRAALRGTEFEARDDLASALGRLPLLRPCGLRVVVSDFLFETDLEALCARLSRGASALFLVQVLDAEDLEPTGGEGARLVDAESGVALEELLTDGVLAAYARRFAEHQRALRSAATRARGTLLTVNAAEGLRAQVAGPLRALFIAGGGA